The genomic interval TTTATAGTTTACATGAATTCACTCAATCATTAATTTCACTGGTGGTGTATTCTGTTATTCCTGTTCCAAATAATGAACCACACCAAATTGATTCACAGTCATTCCTTACCTAATAAAATGCTAATATCATCCTGTATGTTCTGGATGATGCAGTGTTGCTTGATGTCTACTCATATTGCCGCAAGTAAGACGGTAAACCAAGGAACTGAACTGCATGCAGTGCTTGGTGAATTAAATTTGCTTGTTGTTGGAAAACATCAGCAGTCAATAAAAGAACGGATCTCGAGCACCTTATTGCAGATTAGCCGCACTACTCTTGATCTGGAGCAAAAGGACCCAAGCAAAGATAATGGCTTGGACAATCCAAAATCTGCTCTTTCTCTCAATGTATCTGGAATCAGAACGAACTTCTGTTTTTACTATCTTGAGCTACTTTGTACCACTGCAATGTCTTATAAGGTATTTTTGAAAAGCATTCACCCTCCTAAGAAGCGACCTGTACAGGGCACCTCTAAAAAATCTAGCAAGAATGCTAAAGCAACACAGATAGTCAAGATTAACGTCGAACAGTGCTCTGTTTTGTATATTGGTGAAATGAGACTTGAAGATATGACTATAGCAGATCCCAAGCGTGTTAATTTTGGTTCACAAGGTGGCCGTGTTGTGATAATCAATGATGCTGATGGTTCCCCAAGGATGGCCTATGTCAACTCAACCAGTCATCCAGATCATAAGCACATTAATTTTTCTACTTATCTTGAGATTAATCAAATTGGTGTATGTCTGAACAAGGAAAAGCAATCCATGCAGGTTGAGCTTGGAAGATCCAGATTAACACATAAAGAAGACCAACTTGATGATAGTCCTGCAGAGGAGGTTACGCTTTTCGATGTGCAAAAGGTGAAGTTCGTCCGGCGCTCTGGTGGGTCAAATGACAGTGCAGTCTGCGCGCTCATAAATGTAACAGAGGTAGCAGTCAGGTGGGAACCTGATCCCTATCTAGAATTACTTGAAGTAGCCACTCGACTCAAATCCATTCTGCACAGGATCAAACTCCAAATTTCTGCTACTGAGATAAAAGATGATGCAGTGTACACAGATACTTTGACAAAGAAGGATTCACTAACAGAACATGGACAGCAAGAAAAGCCTCAGAAGAAACGAGAATCAGTTATTGCTCTTGATGTAGAATCTTTGAGAATTTCAGGTGAACTTGCTGATGGAGTTGAAGCAATGGTTCATGTTGGCTCCATTTTTTCAGAGAATGCAAAGATTGGTGTTTTGATTGAAGGAATACTAGTTAGTTTTTGCGGTGCACGAATTTTCAAAAGCAGTCGCACGCAGATATCACGCATCCCAGTTTCCATTTCAGACAGCCTACCTGATAAGAAATTGCAGTCTGCAGCTACATGTGATTGGGTTATTCAATGTCGTGATGCCTATATATGCCTGCCTTTTAGGTTGCAACTGCGGGCTATAGATGATGCAGTTGAAGATACATTGCGGGctcttaaaattatttctgcAGCAAAAACGTCCATTTTATTTCCTGAGAAGAAAtctagcagtagcagcagcagcagcagtagcagcaaaaagagcaaatcaaaatcaacagCATTTCGGTATGTAAGGGTCATGGTACGTGATCTTGTAGCAGAAATTGAAGAAGAGCCTATCCAAGGTTGGCTTGATGAGCATATCCATTTAATGAAGAATGTATTTAATGAGTCCACAGTAAGGTTGGATTTACTTGATGAGCTTGCTTCACCCAAACACAAAGACTCCCCCAAGGCAAAATTGGATGGCTCTTCTGAAAAGAAAAGTGACTGCCCTGAGGTTGATGGTGATGCACCTGATGTGTGTTCATTTGAAAAACTCAGAGAGGAAATATATAAACAGGCATTTCAATCTTATTACTCGGCATGCCAGGAATTGAAGGTGTCAGAAGGGTCAGGCTCATGTTCTAGTGGCTTCCAGTCGGGTTTTAAGATGAGTACTCGCAGATCATCAGTTATGTCAGTCTGTGCAAAAGATGTTGATGTGAGCCTATCAAAGATTGATGGGGGGGATGAAGGAATGATTGGTTTTGTTAAAACTGTGGATCCTGTTTGTGCAAAAAAGGATATTCCGTTTTCCCGGCTGTATGGTAGCAATTTTACTTTGAAAGCTAAATCCTTATCAGTGTACTTAAGAGACTACTCATTTCCACTCTTTTCTGGGACCTCTGCTAAATGTAAAGGACGACTTGTCCTGGCTCAGCAGGTTAGCATTTGATGCCACTCCTTTTTTCACTTACAGAGACCACATTTTTGCGCAGTTTGCTCACCCATCGACAGTACAAAAGATGGTAACTAGGTCAAATTAGGTATAGTTGCAATTGCTCCCTTATATGTTAAGTACTCCACCATGGTGCCTCCACTAGAGGATCATACTTcctacacaatttgtataaaatattttctggtTATTAACCATCACTCCAGTTATAAATGTTTCCTCTTTTTATGGTGGCAGGCAACCACTTTCCAACCTCAAGTTCGACAAGATGTTTATGTTGGGAAGTGGTGGAGAGTAAATCTGTTACGCTCTGCAACTGGTTATACACCACCGATGAAAACATATGCTGACCTACCGCTGCATTTCCAGAAAGGAGAAGTTTCCTTTGGAGTTGGGTACGAGCCAGTTTTTGCTGATGTGAGCTATGCTTTTACCTGTGCTCTACGTAGGGCCAATCTAGCTAAAAGATGGTTTTTTGAGCGACCTGAACCCCCTAGAAGAGAACGCAGCTTACCATGGTGGGATGATATGCGGAACTACATTCATGGGAAATTTCGCTTGGATCTTGCTGAAACAAAGTGGCATCTCCCTGCTAAAACGAGCCCTTATGAGAAGCTAGATCAAATGTTGCTCACATCTGACTATATGGAAATATGTTATGTGGATGGTTATGTCAGTCTGTCTTCAAAGTACCTAAAGGTGTACCTAAGCAGCCTAGAGAGCCTCGCAAAGAAATCCAGTCTGGAAACTCCATATCATGAAGCAATACCTTTCCTTGAAACCCCCTCCTTTTTCATGGACATTTCGATTCAGTGGGGATGTGATTCAGGTAACCCAATGGATCATTATTTGTTTGCTCTTCCTGTGGAGGGAAAACCGCGGGACAAAGTTCTTGATCCATTTCGCTCAACTTCTCTTTCACTCAAGTGGAGCTTTTCACTTAAACCTTCTACAGCTGAACCTGTGAAGCATCAACAGAGTATTCAAGCAGTTTCAAATAATTCTCCGACCGTGAATGTTGGAGCTCATGATTTAGCCTGGCTAATGAAGTGGTGCAACCTAGTTTTTCTTCCCCCGCACAAACTTAGACTGTTTTCCAGGTTTCCACGCTTTGGAGTTCCTAGATTTATACGGTCTGGAAACCTACCACTTGACAGAGTTATGACCGAACAGTTTATTCGTTTTGATGCTTCGTTATTGCAGATCAATAATACGCCGCTACAGGCTGATGATCCTGCTAAGGGTTTGACACTTCACTTCACAAAGTTTAGGCTTGAAATTGCTTTCAGTCGTGGGAAGCAGATATTTACATTCGACTGCAAGCGTGAACCTCTTGATCTTGTCTACCAGGGCATAGACCTTCACTTGCTGAAAGTCTTTATCAACAAAACTCCTGAACCATCAACTTCTAAGGATGCTCAGGTAGAAAATAAGAGCCTGCCTATGAAAGCTACAGATAGTCCtggcaaaaagaaaaccagTTCAACTGAGAAAATCCGAGATGATGGATTTTTTCTGTATTCTGATTATTTCACAATACGAAAGCAAACTCCCAAGGCTGATGCTGCTAGATTATCTGCATGGCAGGAGGATGGCAGGAAAAAATCAGATATGCCATTGGTTAAGTCTGAGTTTGATGGGGGGGATGAAAGTGATCATGCACAGTCAGGTAGTGATGAGGAGGGATTCAATGTTGTAGTTGCTGACAGTTGTCAGCGAGTGTTTGTGTATGGATTGAAAATTCTATGGAATCTAGAAAACAGGGCAGCTATCGTCTGTTGGGTTGGTggtttaacccaagcatttcAACCTCCAAAACCATCTCCTTCTCGCCAATATGCCCAAAGAAAGATTCTCGAGAAAAAACAGTCAGCTAAAGAAGCTGAGGTGTCCAATGATGGCACTCTCAACTCTCCACTCGCATCACAACCATCAGATCCTCCAAAACAGACCAAGGGTTCAGAACCACCTTCCAGCGGATCCAGCAAGCTAGAGTCAACATCAAGTAGTGACACTGGTATGCTTTTGTACATGCAATCCTCTCTCACCAGTtctttttgtatatttgtattttttttatttgtcgaGGACTAAGATGGtaatttattatgaaaaaGCATATTATTGTCGCACGGTTCAATTTTCAGCATTGCATTAAACACTTGCAGATGTTGGTAATTGCATTAATAGTTTTGCTTAGTTTGACTATTAGCTTAATTTGTTATGTAGCAATGAAGCCCTCCAACAGTACTGATTCTGAAGACGAAGGAACAGGGCATTTCATGGTTAATGTTGTGCAACCTCAATTCAATTTGCATTCAGAAGAAGCAAATGTGAGTATACTCTTGTCAgcaccttttcttttagaacTTACTCTTGCCAGCATGTTTCTCAGATTATATTTCAAAAGAACacttatttgttttgtcattAAATGTACATCTTCTGTCACTTCAGTCATAAGCTTGCCATTCGATGAATAATCTTTATCTTCAGTCCTCTAGCAACTGCTGGCTAATGAAAATATTCCAAAACATATTATTGTCGCACGGTTCAATCTAGTGATACGTCTAGTAAAATGCTATGTAAATTTGAACACAATACTTCAATCCCTGTTTATAACATGTTCCTTTCAAATTGGGCCTAAAGGGCACAATTCCGGATGACTCagattgaattttaaaaaaaaatgtcagtaGGCGCTACTTGCAAGCTAATGGATTTAATTGCAAGGTCATATGTTTGCTATTCCTTAATAGTATCATGGTGTTATGTATGGCAGGTTTCATATTTGTTAATTACAcctaataaattttagtagaaCTGCTGAAATGACTTTGCATGTTCACTAATTAACATCAGGGTAGGTTTCTGCTGGCTGCTGGTAGTGGGCGGATATTAATCCGTTCATTTCACTCAATTGTACATGTTGGTCAAGAAATGTTTGAGAAAGCACTTGGTTCCAGCAACATATCCATTGGAGGAGAGACCAGGCCTGAAATGAGTTGGTCACGTTATGAGGTTTCTGTAATGTTGGAGCATGTTCAGGCTCATGTCGCTCCCACTGACGTTGATCCTGGTGCTGGTATTCAGTGGCTACCCAAAATCCACCGTAGATCATCTGAGGTTAAACGAACCGGTGCTTTACTTGAGAGGGTATTTATGCCATGCCAAATGTATTTCCGCTACACAAGGCACAAGGGAGGAAACCCTGAGCTAAAGGTTAATGATTTCATTTTGATTTGCACAAAACTGTGAAGATATATTAATGGCATGTTTAGCTACATGTTACTTATTTAATGAGATTTTGGTAATGCAGGTCAAGCCACTGAAAGAGTTGGCATTTAACTCGCCAGATATAACTGCTGGTATGACATCACGTCAATTTCAGGTTATGATGGATGTTTTGACTAATCTTCTCTTCGCAAGAACCCCAAAGTAAATCCTTTACCTTGCAATGCTACCAGTATAGCATTTGTGTACTATTGACACTATTCAACCCAGTTTTGGCATCGGTGGTTTCAGTGTTTAGATTTCATATCTGCTAATCgttgattatatatatcagtGATTAGAATGAGTAAAATTTATTCCATTAGCATCTTGACATATTATATTCCAATTTCCAAAGCATATACATCACTAGATATGATAATATGAAGTGGTTATATTTGGAAGAAACCTTAGGTAGCTCCTAGACCTCTTGATTTAACGCAGCAAAATGCTCATcttaaaatgaatggtcactTCCTATCGAACTGTGTTCTGTGGGTGTATTATTATCGTAACCAGGTATCTGTGATTTAAAATGGAAATGAAGCTATGGCAGAATAGGGTTATTAATCCTGTATAAATTCATGCCTGCCATGATTTTCTTCTTACAAGAACAAGTGTActgaaaaattttatgttcatAAAATCATTTTGGTTTCTGTAAATTGGATTATCTATGAACTTCgataataaatatttcagTTACTAACTATATTCTATTTTCAGACCTCAGAAGAGCAACCTTTCCTATCCCCTAGATAAtgatgacgacgatgacgacatTGGAGAAGAGTCTGATGCAGTTGTACCAGATGGAGTGGAAGAGGTAGAATTAGCAAAGATTGAtgttgaaataaaagaaagagaaaggaagATACTTCTTGATGATATCAGAACTTTATCTGTTGGTAATGAAATATCTGCTGATGAGACCCAGACCCCAAAGTCTAATGATGCTACATGGATTGTTACTGGATCAAGAGCAAGTCTGGTACGCTGTAGAGCAACCTTGGTTACCGTTCTTTAAATCCAAATTTgcataaagttatttttgctGCAATAGATTGTATTCACTTGTATACTTTATTGGACAGTTAATGTCTTAGTTCATATTTTCTCTACagtaatgaaataaaattgagGATCCCATTATCAtaatgtaaattaataatttccTTTCTATGTCATTTAGAATTTATGGTAATGATTTACATAACCTATACCAGGTAAAATTTCTGAAGAAGGAACTCGTGAATGTTCGCAATGGTAGGAAAGAGGCATCTTCTTTGCTGAGAGTTGCTATGCAGAAAGCTGCACAGTTAAGGCTaatggaaaaggaaaagaacaaAAGCCCTTCATTTGCCATGAGAGTTTCAATGAAGATAAACAAGGTTGTCTGGAGCATGTTAGCAGATGGAAAATCATTTGCTGAAGCTGAGATAAATGATATGGTAATTTATTCCATCTCCAGTGAAGCATAATCTTGCTTTTATCTTCTCATGGTACATAGGAGTATTTAGTTCAATTTTAATGTGGAGAACAACATCGCTAGTTTCTTTATCAATTAGACAGATTCACATTCCATCCTGTTCTTGGTACTAACTCccttcttttttctaaatctGCAGATTTATGATTTTGACCGGGACTATAAAGACATTGGCATTGCTCATTTGACAACCAAGTtgtttgttctaaaaaatggacttactaatgcaaAATCGGATACTGTTCTGTCACCGTGGAATCCACCTTCTGAATGGGGCAAGTAAGGATGCTATATTTTCCCATTGCATGGTGTATTTTGGGTGTTCAACATATGATATGTGCATCATCGTTTTTATAAGAGGAAATTCTGTCATAAAAAGTAGTAAGCATCTAATTTTGTCATCCTGTTTCTTTTAGTTTCCATCCTCACACTAGATGCTTCTTTCGTACTGTAGCATTACATTTTGTCATCGAGTTGGTATTCAGGGGTTTGCATGTTTCCGGTAACAGGAAATAGGTGCCATTCCACAAAGCAATCTTAAGATACcgcaaaattatataatagttagttaCCAGACTGTGACAGTGCATTGGCAATATGTGCCAGTTCTATCTTTTCATTGATTAAGGTGGCCAGGAGTACAATCCACTATGAAACTTCTGCTTTGTTGAAAGGAAAGTGCAAGCTAATTCTGCTGTCCTGCTTGATGGGGCATACTTACAATAAAGGGATGGTTAGGCATAGCATGATTGGGTTCTGAACTTTGTTCTACAGCTTATTCCTATATCCTTTCATATATTCTCCTTCATATATTCattcaacatatatattctatacTGACCAATCTGCTTCACTAATTTTGAACTCAGAAATGTAATGCTGCGTGTTAATGCTAGGCAAGGGGCTCCTACTGGTGGTAACTCAGTAATAGAGAGTCTCCTggtaatttaagttttttctctcttatgaCTAACTCCTACTGTTTGTAATTTCTGTGGCATTATTTGTTCTGAGGGCTGAGGCTATgattctatattttctttcttttatagtttttcttttatatcagATCCGGATGTATGAATAAGTATTGATCCAGTGCAACAGTGCACTTTAATGGTCCTTTTATCCCCATTACTATAGGTTGACATCTATCCGCTGAAAATTTATTTGACTGAAGCAATGTACAGAATGATGTGGGGATATTTCTTCCCTGGTGATGAACAGCATCCGCAAAAGCGGCAGGTTAAATCATTTCATGTTCTTTGTGCTATGATTTTCCATTCTTCAGTTATGCACCAGTGCTTCCTCCATTGTTGCTTATCTAGTATATTTGtgtcatttctttttcattacTAGGAACTTTTCAAAGTCTCCACAACAGGAGGGACACGACGAAAGAAAAGCATGTCTGTTGCTGAAACGAACAGTCCCAGTAAACAGTCATCAAAAGACTCCACGCTTCCACAAAAGCCTGAACTTCGAAGGACATCTTCATTTGACAGAACATGGGAGGAAACTGTTGCTGAATCTGTAACCAACGAACTTGTTTCACAAATTCAGAGTCAGTCGAATGAATCTCAAGATGCTGCTAAAGACGCCAAGTTAGTACGATCTGCTCGCT from Oryza brachyantha chromosome 3, ObraRS2, whole genome shotgun sequence carries:
- the LOC102713808 gene encoding protein ABERRANT POLLEN TRANSMISSION 1-like isoform X1, with the protein product MMVGLVQLLVAFVVAWEAIELVLRHGLLLSALKFILAAAVVVAASCLALLFLARAVAWVLRHTAKLSIGCRSFGFNYLRDITINSPKGVVDSICIGEIRLGLRRPLTHLGFTILTHGPILQLQISALDIVLRQPAKNANKKKPPPRKSTSTSPAKAKGKSKGQAKWRLITNIASLLSLSIVELRLKAPKAALGIKDLKIDLSKTGGLDPILNVEIHILPLFVQALEPDGIDNSTSVFSKLDWWVSGQYCSAMDTADCSSFLFEDIALLCDLHQRGKGIGVKNLDLISGPVVVNLEEKLFTKKKLSASTVADKSDEPATDVKSATKSEGSKLSSFNKKIDLLPEKVSFNMSKLDLKFLPKDHGLSINNQIGSISVRLVKSQLHSDFGEAAHLQLATNVSDIHLLMDGATSVLEVVKIATVVSANIPIQSTSPIRAEAGIKISGSQCNLIISRIKPLIPLNSAEKKPLVLSESSTQEKTPKEKLALDLVFTLSAPELTIVLYSLDDIPLYNCCLMSTHIAASKTVNQGTELHAVLGELNLLVVGKHQQSIKERISSTLLQISRTTLDLEQKDPSKDNGLDNPKSALSLNVSGIRTNFCFYYLELLCTTAMSYKVFLKSIHPPKKRPVQGTSKKSSKNAKATQIVKINVEQCSVLYIGEMRLEDMTIADPKRVNFGSQGGRVVIINDADGSPRMAYVNSTSHPDHKHINFSTYLEINQIGVCLNKEKQSMQVELGRSRLTHKEDQLDDSPAEEVTLFDVQKVKFVRRSGGSNDSAVCALINVTEVAVRWEPDPYLELLEVATRLKSILHRIKLQISATEIKDDAVYTDTLTKKDSLTEHGQQEKPQKKRESVIALDVESLRISGELADGVEAMVHVGSIFSENAKIGVLIEGILVSFCGARIFKSSRTQISRIPVSISDSLPDKKLQSAATCDWVIQCRDAYICLPFRLQLRAIDDAVEDTLRALKIISAAKTSILFPEKKSSSSSSSSSSSKKSKSKSTAFRYVRVMVRDLVAEIEEEPIQGWLDEHIHLMKNVFNESTVRLDLLDELASPKHKDSPKAKLDGSSEKKSDCPEVDGDAPDVCSFEKLREEIYKQAFQSYYSACQELKVSEGSGSCSSGFQSGFKMSTRRSSVMSVCAKDVDVSLSKIDGGDEGMIGFVKTVDPVCAKKDIPFSRLYGSNFTLKAKSLSVYLRDYSFPLFSGTSAKCKGRLVLAQQATTFQPQVRQDVYVGKWWRVNLLRSATGYTPPMKTYADLPLHFQKGEVSFGVGYEPVFADVSYAFTCALRRANLAKRWFFERPEPPRRERSLPWWDDMRNYIHGKFRLDLAETKWHLPAKTSPYEKLDQMLLTSDYMEICYVDGYVSLSSKYLKVYLSSLESLAKKSSLETPYHEAIPFLETPSFFMDISIQWGCDSGNPMDHYLFALPVEGKPRDKVLDPFRSTSLSLKWSFSLKPSTAEPVKHQQSIQAVSNNSPTVNVGAHDLAWLMKWCNLVFLPPHKLRLFSRFPRFGVPRFIRSGNLPLDRVMTEQFIRFDASLLQINNTPLQADDPAKGLTLHFTKFRLEIAFSRGKQIFTFDCKREPLDLVYQGIDLHLLKVFINKTPEPSTSKDAQVENKSLPMKATDSPGKKKTSSTEKIRDDGFFLYSDYFTIRKQTPKADAARLSAWQEDGRKKSDMPLVKSEFDGGDESDHAQSGSDEEGFNVVVADSCQRVFVYGLKILWNLENRAAIVCWVGGLTQAFQPPKPSPSRQYAQRKILEKKQSAKEAEVSNDGTLNSPLASQPSDPPKQTKGSEPPSSGSSKLESTSSSDTAMKPSNSTDSEDEGTGHFMVNVVQPQFNLHSEEANGRFLLAAGSGRILIRSFHSIVHVGQEMFEKALGSSNISIGGETRPEMSWSRYEVSVMLEHVQAHVAPTDVDPGAGIQWLPKIHRRSSEVKRTGALLERVFMPCQMYFRYTRHKGGNPELKVKPLKELAFNSPDITAGMTSRQFQVMMDVLTNLLFARTPKPQKSNLSYPLDNDDDDDDIGEESDAVVPDGVEEVELAKIDVEIKERERKILLDDIRTLSVGNEISADETQTPKSNDATWIVTGSRASLVKFLKKELVNVRNGRKEASSLLRVAMQKAAQLRLMEKEKNKSPSFAMRVSMKINKVVWSMLADGKSFAEAEINDMIYDFDRDYKDIGIAHLTTKLFVLKNGLTNAKSDTVLSPWNPPSEWGKNVMLRVNARQGAPTGGNSVIESLLVDIYPLKIYLTEAMYRMMWGYFFPGDEQHPQKRQELFKVSTTGGTRRKKSMSVAETNSPSKQSSKDSTLPQKPELRRTSSFDRTWEETVAESVTNELVSQIQSQSNESQDAAKDAKLVRSARSTREEKKNIEPNEVKQTRPQKLMDFHNINISQVELLLTYEGLPFAVSDVRLLMDTFHREDFTGTWARLFSRVKKHIIWGVLKSVTGMQGKKFKAKSTSQKEPTASLIAANDFNLSDSDGDEAGGSDQLPAFLKKTNDGAGDGFATSVKGLFSSQRKKAKAFVLKTMKGDADHDFHGERSENEIEFSPFARQLTITKTKKLIRRHTKKFKSKVPKSAATLQEHGLELPPRGPTGNQTDSSSSDDDDSSPAETSPKD
- the LOC102713808 gene encoding protein ABERRANT POLLEN TRANSMISSION 1-like isoform X2; its protein translation is MLSQLLNLKEANFHHSIRRLIYFLKSFNMSKLDLKFLPKDHGLSINNQIGSISVRLVKSQLHSDFGEAAHLQLATNVSDIHLLMDGATSVLEVVKIATVVSANIPIQSTSPIRAEAGIKISGSQCNLIISRIKPLIPLNSAEKKPLVLSESSTQEKTPKEKLALDLVFTLSAPELTIVLYSLDDIPLYNCCLMSTHIAASKTVNQGTELHAVLGELNLLVVGKHQQSIKERISSTLLQISRTTLDLEQKDPSKDNGLDNPKSALSLNVSGIRTNFCFYYLELLCTTAMSYKVFLKSIHPPKKRPVQGTSKKSSKNAKATQIVKINVEQCSVLYIGEMRLEDMTIADPKRVNFGSQGGRVVIINDADGSPRMAYVNSTSHPDHKHINFSTYLEINQIGVCLNKEKQSMQVELGRSRLTHKEDQLDDSPAEEVTLFDVQKVKFVRRSGGSNDSAVCALINVTEVAVRWEPDPYLELLEVATRLKSILHRIKLQISATEIKDDAVYTDTLTKKDSLTEHGQQEKPQKKRESVIALDVESLRISGELADGVEAMVHVGSIFSENAKIGVLIEGILVSFCGARIFKSSRTQISRIPVSISDSLPDKKLQSAATCDWVIQCRDAYICLPFRLQLRAIDDAVEDTLRALKIISAAKTSILFPEKKSSSSSSSSSSSKKSKSKSTAFRYVRVMVRDLVAEIEEEPIQGWLDEHIHLMKNVFNESTVRLDLLDELASPKHKDSPKAKLDGSSEKKSDCPEVDGDAPDVCSFEKLREEIYKQAFQSYYSACQELKVSEGSGSCSSGFQSGFKMSTRRSSVMSVCAKDVDVSLSKIDGGDEGMIGFVKTVDPVCAKKDIPFSRLYGSNFTLKAKSLSVYLRDYSFPLFSGTSAKCKGRLVLAQQATTFQPQVRQDVYVGKWWRVNLLRSATGYTPPMKTYADLPLHFQKGEVSFGVGYEPVFADVSYAFTCALRRANLAKRWFFERPEPPRRERSLPWWDDMRNYIHGKFRLDLAETKWHLPAKTSPYEKLDQMLLTSDYMEICYVDGYVSLSSKYLKVYLSSLESLAKKSSLETPYHEAIPFLETPSFFMDISIQWGCDSGNPMDHYLFALPVEGKPRDKVLDPFRSTSLSLKWSFSLKPSTAEPVKHQQSIQAVSNNSPTVNVGAHDLAWLMKWCNLVFLPPHKLRLFSRFPRFGVPRFIRSGNLPLDRVMTEQFIRFDASLLQINNTPLQADDPAKGLTLHFTKFRLEIAFSRGKQIFTFDCKREPLDLVYQGIDLHLLKVFINKTPEPSTSKDAQVENKSLPMKATDSPGKKKTSSTEKIRDDGFFLYSDYFTIRKQTPKADAARLSAWQEDGRKKSDMPLVKSEFDGGDESDHAQSGSDEEGFNVVVADSCQRVFVYGLKILWNLENRAAIVCWVGGLTQAFQPPKPSPSRQYAQRKILEKKQSAKEAEVSNDGTLNSPLASQPSDPPKQTKGSEPPSSGSSKLESTSSSDTAMKPSNSTDSEDEGTGHFMVNVVQPQFNLHSEEANGRFLLAAGSGRILIRSFHSIVHVGQEMFEKALGSSNISIGGETRPEMSWSRYEVSVMLEHVQAHVAPTDVDPGAGIQWLPKIHRRSSEVKRTGALLERVFMPCQMYFRYTRHKGGNPELKVKPLKELAFNSPDITAGMTSRQFQVMMDVLTNLLFARTPKPQKSNLSYPLDNDDDDDDIGEESDAVVPDGVEEVELAKIDVEIKERERKILLDDIRTLSVGNEISADETQTPKSNDATWIVTGSRASLVKFLKKELVNVRNGRKEASSLLRVAMQKAAQLRLMEKEKNKSPSFAMRVSMKINKVVWSMLADGKSFAEAEINDMIYDFDRDYKDIGIAHLTTKLFVLKNGLTNAKSDTVLSPWNPPSEWGKNVMLRVNARQGAPTGGNSVIESLLVDIYPLKIYLTEAMYRMMWGYFFPGDEQHPQKRQELFKVSTTGGTRRKKSMSVAETNSPSKQSSKDSTLPQKPELRRTSSFDRTWEETVAESVTNELVSQIQSQSNESQDAAKDAKLVRSARSTREEKKNIEPNEVKQTRPQKLMDFHNINISQVELLLTYEGLPFAVSDVRLLMDTFHREDFTGTWARLFSRVKKHIIWGVLKSVTGMQGKKFKAKSTSQKEPTASLIAANDFNLSDSDGDEAGGSDQLPAFLKKTNDGAGDGFATSVKGLFSSQRKKAKAFVLKTMKGDADHDFHGERSENEIEFSPFARQLTITKTKKLIRRHTKKFKSKVPKSAATLQEHGLELPPRGPTGNQTDSSSSDDDDSSPAETSPKD